Below is a window of Nocardia asteroides DNA.
TCCTTCAGGTCGGTGCTGCCCTGGAAACTATCACCCAGCTCGGCGGACAGCTCGTCGATGTGGCCCTGGTGGCGCTCGTGACCGACAGCGGTGTTCCCGTCGCGGACGATCCGGCGCACGATGTTGGCACCCATCCGGCCGAGGCCGATCATTCCCAGCTGCATCAGTTCTCCCTCGTTGTCCGGTCCCTGGTGTCGAGTCTCACGTGAGATTGTCCCGCGCGCGCACCGCGAGCTCAGGAGCGGCGCCGCGGGCCCCGCCGAAATTCCTCGGAAACCGGCTGTAACGCCCCGCTACGGGCCGCGATAAACAGATCGGCTCCGTGTAGTTGCCAGACCCCCGACCCGGCAACTACGCGGAGCCTTCCTGCTGTCCATCCACTGTTGCCAGGCTGCCAAGGGCGGCGAAGACCACTACCCTTGGCCGGGGCCCCGCAAACAATCCCGGGGCCGGGCGCACCTGATTCAGGACACGCCATAGATCCCAACGGAAGGACCTCCGTGCCCAGCGAGTCGAACGCCGGAACACCCCCCGGCCGACAGGGCGAGGTCGGACTACGCAAGCTGCTCGAAGCAAATCGCACTTTCGATGCCGACACCACCGCCCTGCCCACCATGCCTCTGCGCACCGTGACCCCCGATCGCTGGTCACCCGCGCCCGCGGCCCCGCAGCCCCCGACCGGCCCCGGCACACCTGCGCTGGTCAAGCGCATCGGTATCGCCGTCGGCGCCGTGTTCGCCGTGGGAGCCCTCGCCTACCTCGCAGACCTGGCGCTCAGCTCCGGTGAGGTGCCGCGCGGCACCGTCGTCGCCGGGGTCGACATCGGCGGCATGGACAGGGCCGAGGCCGACGCCCTCCTGCACACCGAACTCGGCCCCAAGGCCGAACGACCGCTCCCGGTCCGCATCGGCGACGTCCAGGCCAGCATGGTGCCCGCGACGGCCGGTCTGCAGGTGGACTGGAACGGCACCTGGGACGCCGTCGGCGACCAGCCCCTCAACCCCGTCAGCCGGCTGGTCTCGCTGTTCGGCACCCGCGACGTGCAGGTGGCCAGCACCATCGACGCGGCCGCCCTCGACCAGCAGCTGACCGGATTCCAGGCCCACGACAACCCCACCGTCGAGGGCACGGTCCGTTTCGTCGGCGGCAAGCCGGTCGCGGTGGCGCCGGTGCCGGGCCGGGTGCTCGACACCACGGCCGCCCGCACCACCATCGTCGAGCGCTGGGCCGCGAGCTCCGAGCTGGACCTGCCGGTGGTCGCCGCGCCCGTCGCGGTCCGCACCGAGGCGGTGCAGGCCGCGCTGCGCGATATCGCGACGCCCGCGGTGTCGGCACCGATCACGCTGAGCGGCAAGGATGTTCGCGCCACCCTGAGCCCCGAGCAGATCGCGAGTGTGCTCAGTTTCGTGCCCGACGGCAACGGCGGGCTGGCCCCCAAGATCGACAACGACGCCGCGATCGCCGCGCTGGCACCGCAATTGGCGCCCTCGGAGGTGGAGCCCAAGGACGCCACCTTCACCGTCGGCGCGGGCAAGCCGACCGTGGTGCCCGCCGTGGTGGGCAACAAGGTCGACTGGCCCAAGACACTGGAGCAGCTGCCCGCCCTGCTCACCCGTACCACCGGCCGCGACACCGCGGTGGTGTACCAGAAGGTCGAGCCCAAGCTCACCACCGAGGCGGCCAACGGGCTCGGCATCACCGAGATGGTCGGCCAGTTCACCACCGGTGGCTTCAGCGGCCCGTCCGGAGTGAACATCCGCACCGTCGCCGCGAAGGTCGACGGCGCCGTGGTGAAGCCGGGAGATACCTTCTCGCTCAACGAGTTCACCGGTCCGCGCACCGCGGCCGAGGGCTATGTGGAGTCGGGCATCATCGACAAGGGCAGGCCGAGCACCGCGGTCGGCGGCGGCATCAGCCAGTTCGCCACCACGCTCTACAACGCGGCCTACTTCGCCGGCATGGAGGACGCGGGCCACACCGAGCACAGCTACTACATCTCGCGGTACCCGGCGGCGCGCGAGGCCACCGTGTTCGACGGCGCGATCGACCTGGCGTTCCGCAACAACTCGACCTCGGGCATCTACATCCAGACGGTGGCGACGGGTTCCGACATCACCGTGCGGCTGTGGGGCACCAAGACCGTGGACGTGGAGTCGATCACCGGCGAGAAGTCGAAACCGACCGAGCCGCAGGAGATCACCCTGCCCAAGGGCAAGGACTGCATCGCCTCCGAAGGCGCGCCCGGCTTCACCATCTCCGACACCAGGGTGATCACCGATCGCAAGACCGGCGCCCAGGTGTCGCGGCACACCCGCACCGTGAAGTACGACCCGATCCCGATCGTGAAGTGCGAGTGAGGGTTTCCTAGCAGTTGCAATCGCAGCTGCAGCAGTCGCCGCAGCCGCAGTCCTCGCCACAGCAGTTGCCGCAGCAATCGCCGCAGTCGCAACAGCTCTCGCAGTCGCAGTTCTTGGCCCAGGCGTCCTTGCGCTCGCCGGTGCACGGGCTGGTGTGGTCGACGCAGCAGGCCACCCCGGTGCAGTAGACGCCCAGGATCAGCCCGCCCGCCTTCAGCGGGCCGGGCCTGGTCGGCGGGCGGCGGCCCGGCGGCGACGGGAACTGGTACGGCGCATGCTGTTGCGCGACAGGCGAAGTGCGGCACACGTGCCCCACCGCGAGTCCGAGGCCCTGCCCCAGCCGGCGCAGCATCGTCGCCAGCGGGTCGAGCAGTGCCCAGCGGACGGTGGGCAGCTGGTCGAGGTGCGCCTCGGCGGCCGCCGCGCGGATGCGGGATTCGCTCTCGCGCAACAGTTCATAGGCGCGCGGCATGTCGGTGCCGGTGGCCGCGAGCGGGTTGAAGCGGCCGCGCAGACGGTCGCGTTCGAGGTCTTCGACGGCGTCGGCGAGGTGGGCGATGCGGCCGACGTGGCGACCGATCTCCCGCAGTGCCGCAACGTTTTCCGGGCGGCCGGCGAGGGTGGCGGTGTGGCCGAACAGGGTGGCGGCACAGAGCTGGGTGGGGGCGGTGAGCTCGTCGAGGGTGATCGGCGAGAGGACTCGGCGTGTGGCGTCCGCATGCGCCCACGACGTGCCATCGGCCCGCGCTTCCAAGGCGGTCTGGCTGTCGATGGCGGTGATCAGCGGGCCGATGTCGAGGCCGATGAGGTCCGCTTGGGCGCGGGCGGCCGCGGACCAGGTGCCGGAGACGCGGCGCATCGGCGGGCGCGCGAGACGGCCCGCGTCGCCGTCGTCGACGTGATCGCGAATCTTGGCCGCGCCCAGCAGCAGTGACGCGGTGGCGGCCAGCCGCACGCCCGGCGCGTCCGCCGCGACCACCGAGGCGCGACGCATGCCGCGCAGCGGGCAGGGTCCGGCGGTGCGGCGCTCGCCCGGCGCCGCGGCCTGGGCCTCGGTGAGCACGCTGAGCACGATGGCGTCGGTATTGGTCGCCGCCCTGGCCAGCTGGCCGGAGCCGTCGCGCAGACCCAGGCACAGGCCGCACATGTGCGCCTGCCACTGCCCCGGATCGATGCCGTACTTCGCCGCGCCGTGCGCACACGGCTTCAACACACCGAACACTGCCACCCCGTCTGCCGTGAAAACTCTCGCCGAGCACGATCGCAGGTCGGCGCGGTGCGGGCAACCGCTGGGCGCTACTCCGGCTTCTTGCGACCGGCCAGGCCGCGCCAGGCCAGATCGTCGAGCAGGTCGACCGCCTCGGCCACCTCGATCCGGCCGCCGGCCACCCGGTCGGCGATGGCCTCGCCCGCGCCGATCACCGCGGCGGCGACGACTTCGAAATTGGTGCCGGGATCGGCGTGCTTGGCGCTGGATTCGAGCAGTTTCGCGGTGAGTTCGATGACCCGCTCGCGCGCGTTGTCGATCTCGCTCGCGAAGGCTTGCTGACCGATTGCCTGCCGGTACAGCACCTGCCAGGACTGCCGGTTGCGGTCGACGAAGTCGAGGAAACCCTCCAGCGCTGTGCGCACCTGTTCGTGTGGAGTGAGTTGGGGGTTGCCCGCGGGCGCGACGGCCTCGATGAACCGCAGCCCCTCGCGCTGGATGCAGGCCCGGAACAACTCGTCCTTGGAGCCGTAGTACAGGTAGAGCATGGGCTTGGAGATCTTGGCCTCGGCCGCGATCGCGTCCATCGAGGTGTCGTGGAAGCCCTTGCGCGCGAATACCTCGACCGCGGCGTCGAGCATCTGCTGCTCACGAACCGCACGGGGAAGTCGCTTCGTTCCGCCTGCCATCCACTCTCCTACCGCAGGGTGAACCCCTATATTACTCCAAGGTAAGTTCACCCGTGCCCATTTGCCGCACAGTCGCCGGGACCGGCTCAGCAGCCCAGCGGCACACCCTTGTACCGCGCCATCCGCAACACGGAGGCATCGACCCGGTCGGCGGGCAGTTTGCCACTAGCCACCGACTGTTCCAAACGGTCGAGCACCTGGGGCACCGCGTCGGTGCTGATCCACAGGGCGTTGTCGGCGCCGGCGACCAGGGCCGCCTCCACCGCGTCGGCGATCGACATGCGGGCGGTGATGGCGGCCATGCCACCCAGATCGTCGGTGAAGATCGGGCCGTCGAACGGCGGGGCGCCGTAGCCGGTGCCCTCCCGCAGCAGCGTCATGGCGGCCGGGCTGATGCTGGCGGGCACGTCGGGTTCGGTGAGGCCGGGCACGTCGAGATGGCCGACCATCACGGCCGCGCCGGAGGTGACCAGGTTGCGGAAGGGCACCAGGTCGTGGTTCTGCAACTGGTCCAGCGGCGGGGTGCGCACCGCGCCGGTGTGCGAGTCGCCCGAACCCGAGCCGTGGCCGGGGAAGTGCTTGATGACCGAACCGAGGCCGACCTGGTTGGCGGCGCGGATGTAGGCGCCCGCGTACTCGGTCACCACCTGCGGGTCGTCGCTGTAGGACCGGTCGCCGATGACGCTGTCGTCGGGCTGGCTGCTCACGTCGACGTCCGGGGCGAAGTCGACGGTGATGCCGAGATCCTTCAGCGCCTGCGACCTGGTGACCGAGTTCTCGAAGTACTGCTGCGGCGTCTGCGTCTGGGCCACGACCCGGGCCGACGGCGCGGGCCCGATCACGTTCTTGGCGCGCGAGACCCGCCCGCCCTCCTCGTCGATGGTGACCATGAGCGGCACCTTCGCCACCGCCTGCACCGTGTCG
It encodes the following:
- a CDS encoding VanW family protein, which encodes MPSESNAGTPPGRQGEVGLRKLLEANRTFDADTTALPTMPLRTVTPDRWSPAPAAPQPPTGPGTPALVKRIGIAVGAVFAVGALAYLADLALSSGEVPRGTVVAGVDIGGMDRAEADALLHTELGPKAERPLPVRIGDVQASMVPATAGLQVDWNGTWDAVGDQPLNPVSRLVSLFGTRDVQVASTIDAAALDQQLTGFQAHDNPTVEGTVRFVGGKPVAVAPVPGRVLDTTAARTTIVERWAASSELDLPVVAAPVAVRTEAVQAALRDIATPAVSAPITLSGKDVRATLSPEQIASVLSFVPDGNGGLAPKIDNDAAIAALAPQLAPSEVEPKDATFTVGAGKPTVVPAVVGNKVDWPKTLEQLPALLTRTTGRDTAVVYQKVEPKLTTEAANGLGITEMVGQFTTGGFSGPSGVNIRTVAAKVDGAVVKPGDTFSLNEFTGPRTAAEGYVESGIIDKGRPSTAVGGGISQFATTLYNAAYFAGMEDAGHTEHSYYISRYPAAREATVFDGAIDLAFRNNSTSGIYIQTVATGSDITVRLWGTKTVDVESITGEKSKPTEPQEITLPKGKDCIASEGAPGFTISDTRVITDRKTGAQVSRHTRTVKYDPIPIVKCE
- a CDS encoding DUF5685 family protein, which translates into the protein MFGVLKPCAHGAAKYGIDPGQWQAHMCGLCLGLRDGSGQLARAATNTDAIVLSVLTEAQAAAPGERRTAGPCPLRGMRRASVVAADAPGVRLAATASLLLGAAKIRDHVDDGDAGRLARPPMRRVSGTWSAAARAQADLIGLDIGPLITAIDSQTALEARADGTSWAHADATRRVLSPITLDELTAPTQLCAATLFGHTATLAGRPENVAALREIGRHVGRIAHLADAVEDLERDRLRGRFNPLAATGTDMPRAYELLRESESRIRAAAAEAHLDQLPTVRWALLDPLATMLRRLGQGLGLAVGHVCRTSPVAQQHAPYQFPSPPGRRPPTRPGPLKAGGLILGVYCTGVACCVDHTSPCTGERKDAWAKNCDCESCCDCGDCCGNCCGEDCGCGDCCSCDCNC
- a CDS encoding TetR/AcrR family transcriptional regulator, which codes for MAGGTKRLPRAVREQQMLDAAVEVFARKGFHDTSMDAIAAEAKISKPMLYLYYGSKDELFRACIQREGLRFIEAVAPAGNPQLTPHEQVRTALEGFLDFVDRNRQSWQVLYRQAIGQQAFASEIDNARERVIELTAKLLESSAKHADPGTNFEVVAAAVIGAGEAIADRVAGGRIEVAEAVDLLDDLAWRGLAGRKKPE
- a CDS encoding glycoside hydrolase family 3 N-terminal domain-containing protein produces the protein MRKSPVVVFAVLAAVATACSGGSSTETTPAASGSGTPTSAQSGDTGTPATATAPQTRCGTDYLAKFTQREKLAQLLTVGITGAADATNVVSGEQVGGIFIGSWTDPGLMNKAQLDTVQAVAKVPLMVTIDEEGGRVSRAKNVIGPAPSARVVAQTQTPQQYFENSVTRSQALKDLGITVDFAPDVDVSSQPDDSVIGDRSYSDDPQVVTEYAGAYIRAANQVGLGSVIKHFPGHGSGSGDSHTGAVRTPPLDQLQNHDLVPFRNLVTSGAAVMVGHLDVPGLTEPDVPASISPAAMTLLREGTGYGAPPFDGPIFTDDLGGMAAITARMSIADAVEAALVAGADNALWISTDAVPQVLDRLEQSVASGKLPADRVDASVLRMARYKGVPLGC